From the Pirellulales bacterium genome, the window ACGGGGCCGACCTTGACTCGCTGATTCATGACCACCGCCACCAAGCACGCCGCCGGGCAGCTCGCCTGCGGCGCCGATATTCTCGTACAAGCGCTCGTCCACCACGGCGTCGAGGTGATCTTCGCCTATCCGGGCGGGGCCAGCATGCCGCTGCACCAGTCGCTCACCAAGTTCAAGCACCAAATCCGCACCGTCCTGCCGCGTCACGAGCAGGGCGGCGCGTTCGCGGCCCAGGGCTACGCCCGCAGCACCGGCAAGCCCGGCGTGTGCATGGCCACCAGCGGACCGGGGGCGACCAATCTCGTCACCGCCATCGCCGACGCCAAGCTCGACAGCGTCCCGCTGATCGCCATCACCGGACAGGTGAAGACGGCCGTGATCGGCAGCGACGCCTTTCAAGAGACGCCCATCGTCGAGGTCTGTCGCGGCATCACCAAGCACCATTATCTGGTCACCGACGTTCGCGACCTGGCCCGCGTGGTGCGTGAGGCGTTTCACATCGCCACCACCGGCCGGCCCGGCCCGGTGCTCGTCGATCTGCCCAAAGACGTGCAGCAAGACCAGGCGGTGCCCGACTTCGATGCTCCGATGGAGCTGCCCGGCTATCACGTGGAAACGCGCTATGCCCGGCCCGAACAGATCGCCCAGATGGCCGCGGCCATCAAGCGTGCCCGGCGGCCGGTGATCTATGCCGGCGGCGGCGTGATTGCGGGCGAGGCCAGCCCGGCTTTGCGCGAGTTGGCCTCGAAGGCGGGCATCCCCGTGACGATGACCCTGATGGGCCTGGGCGCGGTTCCCAGTGGCGACCGGCTGTCGCTCGACATGCTGGGCATGCACGGCAGCGTCTACTCGAACTACGCCGTCGATGAGTGCGATCTGCTGTTGGCCTTCGGCGTGCGTTTCGACGACCGCGTGACCGGCAAAGTGGCCGAGTTCGCCAAGCACGCCAAGATCGTCCACGTCGACATCGACCCCTCGGAGATCAACAAGAACAAAGAGGCCCATATTCCGATCGTCAGCGACATCCGCTATGCGCTGACGGAGCTGAACAAGATCGTCGAGGCGCCGGCCGACCTGAGCGACTGGTATGCCCGCATCGACGCCTGGAAGAAGGCCGAGCCGTTCAAATACGACCGCGGTTTTCCGGGCATTTTGCCGCAGCACGCCATCAGCGAGCTTTCGCGGTTGGTGGCCCAGCGCGACACGATCGTTTCGGTGGGCGTGGGACAGCATCAGATGTGGGCGGCGCAGTACTTCAAGTTTCGCCGCCCGCGAAGCTGGATGTCGAGTTCGGGCCTGGGCACGATGGGCTTTGGCTTGCCCGCCGCGATGGGCGCCAAGGTGGCCCATCCCGATGCCCTGGTCATCGACATCGACGGCGACGGCAGCTTCTTGATGAACATTCAGGAGTTGGCCACCTGCTATTGCGAGAAGATTCCGGTCAAGGTGTTGCTGCTCAACAACCAGCACTTGGGCATGGTCGTGCAGTGGGAAGACCGCTTCCATGCGGGCAACCGGGCGCACACCTACCTGGGGCCGATCGACCATCCCGAGGCCGTGGGCATGGGCAACGGCATCGGACCCGAAGAGCGTTATCCCGATTTCGTGACCATCGCCAAAGGCTTCGGCTGCGGCGGCGGCCACGTGAAGGAAAAGGACGACCTGCTGGACGCCTTGCGAGAGATGGTCGATTACGACGGCACCTACGTGCTCGACGTCCAGGTGCCGTACCAAGAGCACGTGCTGCCGATGATCCCCGCCGGCATGACCGTGAAGGACCTGA encodes:
- the ilvB gene encoding biosynthetic-type acetolactate synthase large subunit; translation: MTTATKHAAGQLACGADILVQALVHHGVEVIFAYPGGASMPLHQSLTKFKHQIRTVLPRHEQGGAFAAQGYARSTGKPGVCMATSGPGATNLVTAIADAKLDSVPLIAITGQVKTAVIGSDAFQETPIVEVCRGITKHHYLVTDVRDLARVVREAFHIATTGRPGPVLVDLPKDVQQDQAVPDFDAPMELPGYHVETRYARPEQIAQMAAAIKRARRPVIYAGGGVIAGEASPALRELASKAGIPVTMTLMGLGAVPSGDRLSLDMLGMHGSVYSNYAVDECDLLLAFGVRFDDRVTGKVAEFAKHAKIVHVDIDPSEINKNKEAHIPIVSDIRYALTELNKIVEAPADLSDWYARIDAWKKAEPFKYDRGFPGILPQHAISELSRLVAQRDTIVSVGVGQHQMWAAQYFKFRRPRSWMSSSGLGTMGFGLPAAMGAKVAHPDALVIDIDGDGSFLMNIQELATCYCEKIPVKVLLLNNQHLGMVVQWEDRFHAGNRAHTYLGPIDHPEAVGMGNGIGPEERYPDFVTIAKGFGCGGGHVKEKDDLLDALREMVDYDGTYVLDVQVPYQEHVLPMIPAGMTVKDLIK